A genomic region of Streptosporangium lutulentum contains the following coding sequences:
- a CDS encoding LysE family translocator yields the protein MSVAFLVTTLVMVATPGTGVVYTLSAGLSRGRRASVVAAVGCTLGIVPHMVATITGLAALLHTSALAFQVLKYLGVAYLLYMAWATLKDKNAIVVEEETAPRPAIRVIISGILINLLNPKLTMFFFAFLPQFVSTGEPGSLLRMVELSAVFMLFTFVVFAAYGIFAASMRDHVTSRPRVMAWMGRIFAGSFVALSVKLAFTDQ from the coding sequence GTGAGCGTCGCGTTCTTGGTGACCACGCTCGTCATGGTCGCCACACCTGGCACAGGCGTTGTCTACACACTGTCGGCCGGCCTCTCCCGCGGACGTCGCGCAAGCGTCGTGGCCGCGGTGGGATGCACGCTCGGCATCGTTCCGCACATGGTGGCGACGATCACCGGTCTCGCGGCGCTGCTCCACACGAGTGCACTGGCATTCCAGGTCCTGAAATATCTGGGTGTGGCCTATCTCCTCTACATGGCGTGGGCCACGCTCAAGGACAAGAACGCGATCGTCGTGGAAGAGGAGACCGCCCCTCGCCCAGCGATCAGGGTGATCATCTCCGGCATTCTGATCAACCTCCTCAACCCGAAGTTGACCATGTTCTTCTTCGCGTTCCTGCCGCAGTTCGTGAGCACCGGCGAGCCGGGCTCCCTCCTGCGGATGGTGGAGTTGAGTGCCGTCTTCATGCTGTTCACGTTCGTCGTCTTCGCCGCCTACGGCATTTTCGCCGCCTCGATGAGGGACCACGTGACCTCGCGACCTCGGGTGATGGCCTGGATGGGCCGGATCTTCGCCGGTTCCTTCGTCGCGCTCAGCGTCAAACTCGCCTTCACCGATCAATAG
- a CDS encoding alpha/beta hydrolase translates to MELHPNIDPELGAALLRSPLPASDLSAIRLEDLPGIRVQMNAMRAAMAPVALDDRVTIEDRMVPGPEGEPDIRLRIYRLAGQEGAVPGVYWIHGGGMIIGDPEMDDLRMVEYVIRLGCVAVSVDYRLAPEHPHPAPVEDCYAGLVWTAKNAAELGIDPDRIAVGGLSAGGGLAAGTVLLARDRGGPALAFQLLVCPMLDDRNVTPSSREFAEAVVWNRGANLLGWSALLGDAAGTDDVSPYAAPARMADLSGLPPAYLDVGELEVFRDECVDYAQRLVQAGVSTEFHLYPGAFHSFDGMIPEAEISRRAAAERVVALRRALLR, encoded by the coding sequence ATGGAACTTCACCCGAACATCGATCCCGAGCTGGGGGCCGCTCTCCTGCGGTCTCCCCTCCCCGCCTCCGACCTGTCCGCCATCCGGCTGGAGGACCTGCCCGGCATCCGCGTCCAGATGAACGCGATGCGTGCCGCGATGGCCCCGGTCGCGCTTGACGACCGGGTCACGATCGAGGACCGGATGGTGCCCGGCCCGGAGGGCGAGCCCGACATCCGGCTGCGGATCTACCGTCTCGCCGGACAGGAGGGCGCCGTTCCCGGCGTCTACTGGATCCACGGCGGCGGGATGATCATCGGCGACCCCGAGATGGACGACCTGCGCATGGTCGAGTACGTCATCCGGCTGGGATGCGTGGCCGTATCCGTCGACTACCGCCTCGCGCCCGAGCACCCGCATCCGGCACCGGTGGAGGACTGCTACGCCGGTCTCGTCTGGACCGCCAAGAACGCCGCCGAACTCGGCATCGACCCCGACCGCATCGCGGTGGGCGGGCTCAGCGCCGGAGGAGGTCTCGCCGCCGGCACCGTGCTGCTGGCCCGCGACCGCGGCGGCCCGGCCCTGGCGTTCCAACTGCTCGTCTGCCCGATGCTGGACGACCGCAACGTCACCCCGTCCAGCCGGGAGTTCGCCGAGGCGGTCGTCTGGAACCGGGGCGCCAACCTCCTCGGGTGGAGTGCGCTCCTGGGTGACGCCGCGGGTACGGACGACGTCTCGCCGTACGCCGCCCCCGCCCGCATGGCCGACCTGTCCGGTCTGCCCCCCGCCTACCTCGACGTCGGCGAACTGGAGGTCTTCAGGGACGAGTGCGTCGACTACGCCCAGCGGCTGGTGCAGGCGGGCGTCTCCACCGAGTTCCACCTGTACCCGGGGGCCTTCCACAGCTTCGACGGGATGATCCCCGAGGCGGAGATCAGCCGCCGGGCCGCCGCCGAGCGGGTGGTCGCGCTGCGCCGGGCGCTGCTTCGCTGA
- a CDS encoding IS3 family transposase (programmed frameshift), with product MAPPRKYAPELRERAVRMVFELRAAGEGAGVLARVADQLGVHREALRTWVRQAEVDGGKRPGTSTSDAQRITELERENRELRRANEILKAASAYFRPGTRSQTAALVEFIDTHRERFGVEPICAVLEFAPSTYWAAKKRESNPSARAVRDEEVKKEILKVWNGPGRGLYGARKVWGQLNRQGVTVARCTVERLMRELGLCGATWSRKRPRTTVPGADRPGDLLERNFTAGRPDLRWVADITYVATASGWVYTAFVQDLYSRRIVGWQVADHLGTDLALDALEMAIWARGGVIDDLVHHSDRGVQYTSIRYAERLDQVGAARSVGSKGDSYDNAAAESLNSLYKKELIEFHGGWKGVMDVTISTMEWVAWYNSERLHSYCGNVPPAEYEETFHRSTADGGLAIENQAI from the exons ATGGCACCACCGAGGAAGTATGCCCCTGAGCTGCGGGAACGCGCTGTCCGTATGGTTTTCGAGCTGCGTGCGGCCGGTGAGGGGGCGGGCGTGCTGGCCCGGGTCGCAGACCAGCTCGGGGTGCACCGCGAGGCGCTACGGACCTGGGTGCGCCAGGCCGAGGTCGATGGCGGGAAGCGCCCGGGGACATCGACTTCTGACGCCCAGCGGATCACCGAACTCGAGCGTGAGAATCGCGAGTTGCGGCGGGCGAACGAGATCCTGAAGGCCGCCTCGGCGTATT TTCGCCCGGGAACTCGATCCCAGACTGCCGCGCTAGTCGAGTTCATCGATACCCATCGCGAACGGTTCGGTGTGGAGCCGATCTGTGCCGTGCTGGAGTTCGCGCCGTCCACGTACTGGGCGGCGAAGAAACGGGAGTCGAATCCGTCGGCTCGTGCGGTCCGGGACGAAGAGGTGAAAAAGGAGATCCTGAAAGTGTGGAACGGCCCGGGACGTGGCCTATATGGGGCGCGGAAGGTGTGGGGCCAGCTCAACCGCCAGGGCGTCACGGTCGCCCGGTGCACGGTCGAGCGGCTGATGCGCGAGCTGGGCCTGTGCGGGGCGACCTGGTCGCGCAAACGGCCCCGGACCACCGTCCCCGGCGCCGATCGACCCGGTGACCTGCTGGAACGCAACTTCACCGCGGGCCGGCCGGACCTGCGATGGGTCGCGGACATCACCTATGTCGCCACCGCCTCCGGCTGGGTGTACACCGCGTTCGTCCAGGACCTGTACTCCCGTCGGATCGTCGGCTGGCAGGTCGCCGACCACCTGGGCACCGATCTGGCACTCGACGCCCTGGAAATGGCGATCTGGGCGCGTGGAGGCGTCATCGATGACCTTGTTCACCATTCCGATAGAGGCGTTCAATATACTTCTATCCGCTACGCCGAACGGCTCGACCAGGTCGGTGCGGCTCGTTCTGTGGGCAGCAAAGGCGATTCGTATGACAATGCCGCTGCGGAGTCGCTCAACAGTCTCTACAAGAAGGAGCTAATCGAGTTCCATGGCGGCTGGAAAGGCGTCATGGATGTGACGATTTCCACCATGGAATGGGTTGCCTGGTATAATTCTGAAAGGCTACATTCTTACTGCGGGAACGTTCCTCCGGCCGAGTACGAGGAGACGTTCCACCGATCAACCGCCGACGGCGGCCTGGCGATCGAGAACCAAGCGATCTAG
- a CDS encoding CocE/NonD family hydrolase — protein sequence MSPSPPSIQSFMPTCYLCPFWQGGTPQLERFTRAGYAVAVVDFRGTGASEGVKSDAFEKVEQDDIYDIIEQLADQQWCNGRVAVWGLSYGGITALRAATSGAPSLRAVVAIEGSTDPYSDEVARKGAVGLAMIIGEWSTMMLALTALPLTSPWLDPSAFSARLQAARPWHDAWTEHPHRDHYWQGREVDPATIDVPTLIFTGWRDTNVVGAWRDFAAINAPRRIICGPWLHGMPEGQEQAPVDSVALTIDWFDEHLRKVQPEATPAPIVSTYIMGADQWEFAEHYPAVPPTDRTLYLSDGRLSTGPSAAPSRVPVAFDATVGVAAGLGMAAAPRDQRRDVTRSAIFISDVLDSTLDIAGAPRISLSLVVAHLDVDVVAKLNDIAPNGHTTLITRGFQRLSNPPPYTGVPESREVADAGHQIEMDFDPTRYRLKAGHRLQLTLSAADFPEYWPQLSAAGYEVLVGPQYSSILHLPTVPTHDMTAPFELPAATRARENDRMVDQQVAVTLEENADGTEVVVRGGWLSKGRTVEGEPIELLHTYEISTHAHNPSATQLNTQTDIIVGATGELRTVRAACSLGPQGLSSTLRVIGNGIDEDRTWNTPWPA from the coding sequence ATGTCTCCTTCCCCGCCCTCGATACAGAGTTTTATGCCTACTTGCTACCTCTGTCCATTTTGGCAGGGAGGGACACCGCAGTTGGAAAGGTTCACCAGAGCCGGGTACGCCGTCGCCGTGGTCGACTTCCGCGGGACCGGAGCCTCGGAGGGTGTCAAGTCCGATGCGTTCGAGAAGGTCGAACAGGACGACATCTACGACATCATCGAGCAACTCGCTGATCAGCAATGGTGTAACGGACGGGTGGCAGTCTGGGGCCTGTCGTACGGGGGCATCACGGCGCTGCGCGCAGCGACCAGCGGAGCTCCGTCGCTGCGAGCCGTAGTGGCGATCGAGGGATCAACAGATCCCTACTCCGACGAGGTGGCACGCAAAGGCGCCGTGGGACTGGCCATGATCATTGGCGAGTGGTCAACGATGATGCTGGCCCTGACCGCCCTGCCACTCACATCACCATGGCTCGATCCTTCAGCGTTCTCAGCACGTCTCCAGGCGGCAAGACCCTGGCACGACGCGTGGACAGAGCATCCGCACCGCGACCATTACTGGCAGGGGCGGGAGGTCGACCCGGCCACCATCGATGTGCCCACCCTCATCTTCACCGGCTGGCGAGACACCAATGTCGTCGGCGCATGGCGCGACTTCGCGGCCATCAATGCACCTCGCCGCATCATTTGCGGGCCCTGGCTACACGGTATGCCCGAAGGGCAGGAGCAGGCTCCGGTCGATTCCGTGGCCTTGACCATCGACTGGTTCGACGAACATCTGCGGAAAGTTCAGCCCGAAGCCACACCCGCACCGATCGTGTCCACCTACATCATGGGCGCTGACCAGTGGGAGTTCGCCGAACACTATCCTGCCGTGCCCCCCACCGACCGCACCCTCTACCTCTCCGACGGCAGACTGAGCACCGGACCATCGGCGGCACCGAGCCGTGTTCCTGTCGCTTTCGACGCAACGGTCGGAGTCGCCGCAGGTCTGGGGATGGCAGCAGCCCCCCGTGATCAGAGGCGCGATGTGACCCGATCCGCCATATTCATCTCCGACGTGCTCGACTCAACTCTCGACATCGCCGGAGCACCGCGCATCAGCCTCTCCCTGGTTGTTGCGCACCTCGACGTGGACGTAGTAGCGAAACTCAACGACATCGCGCCAAACGGCCACACGACACTGATCACACGCGGCTTCCAACGTCTGTCCAACCCACCGCCTTACACCGGGGTGCCCGAATCACGAGAAGTGGCCGATGCCGGCCATCAGATCGAGATGGACTTCGACCCCACCCGCTATCGGCTGAAAGCCGGACACCGCCTTCAGCTGACGCTCAGCGCGGCGGACTTTCCCGAGTACTGGCCTCAGCTCTCCGCCGCTGGCTACGAAGTGCTCGTCGGTCCGCAGTACAGCAGCATTCTCCATCTGCCGACAGTGCCCACCCACGACATGACAGCACCCTTCGAACTGCCTGCGGCTACCCGCGCAAGGGAGAACGATCGGATGGTCGATCAGCAAGTAGCTGTGACCCTCGAAGAGAACGCGGACGGCACAGAAGTCGTCGTCCGCGGTGGGTGGCTTTCAAAGGGCCGCACCGTGGAAGGCGAACCCATTGAACTCCTCCACACATACGAGATTTCCACGCACGCTCACAATCCCTCAGCGACACAGCTCAACACACAGACCGACATCATCGTTGGCGCGACCGGTGAGCTGAGGACCGTCCGCGCCGCCTGCTCCCTTGGTCCGCAGGGCTTGAGCTCCACACTGCGGGTCATCGGCAACGGCATTGACGAGGATCGGACATGGAACACACCATGGCCAGCTTGA
- a CDS encoding IS3 family transposase (programmed frameshift): MEASKLDPQIPDPQVRERAAVRRYTAAYKARILAEYDQLDKAGKGALMRREGLYSSLISSWKTARDHGASEALARPVGRPKADPRDKKIDTLEGEVERLRAELDKTRQVIEVQGKALRAAGSVRHRQRGTDGPGRAVTEIIETVQAEAIEELTPLLGRRNACAAAGVPQANWYRKNRTSPAPDRPSIPRTPHPAALSHGERERIRTVLNERFADAAPATAYFTLLDEGTYLASESTMYRILREHGEVGRDRRRQATHPAKTIPELFADAPNRVWAWDITKLRGPHKGIWYHLYTIIDIYSRCVVGWMVASRESAALAKRLIAQTIIKQKVNRDALTLHADRGSSMKSKTVAELLIDLGVAKSHSRPKTSNDNPHIEASFKTLKYCPAFPGRFGSIEDARAFCQDFYTWYNQEHYHSGIGYHHPADAHYGRAAAVRDRRAHVLATAQAAHPERFASGGAPTPPNLPGPTWINKPKQDQTDEQKDTPEKPTQN; this comes from the exons GTGGAAGCAAGCAAGCTGGATCCGCAAATCCCTGACCCGCAGGTGCGTGAGCGGGCTGCGGTCCGCCGATACACCGCGGCCTACAAGGCCCGGATCCTGGCGGAGTACGACCAGCTCGACAAGGCCGGCAAGGGCGCGCTGATGCGCCGGGAAGGCCTGTACTCGTCGTTGATCTCCAGTTGGAAGACAGCCCGAGACCATGGCGCGAGCGAGGCTCTGGCCCGGCCGGTCGGCCGCCCCAAGGCCGATCCACGCGATAAGAAGATCGACACGCTGGAGGGCGAGGTTGAGCGGCTGCGCGCCGAACTCGACAAGACCCGCCAAGTGATCGAGGTGCAGG GGAAAGCTCTTCGCGCTGCTGGATCAGTTCGCCACCGGCAGCGAGGCACCGACGGGCCGGGGCGAGCAGTGACCGAGATCATCGAAACCGTCCAAGCCGAGGCGATTGAGGAACTGACTCCGTTGCTTGGGCGGCGCAACGCGTGCGCGGCGGCCGGAGTGCCACAGGCCAACTGGTATCGCAAGAACCGCACCAGCCCCGCCCCGGACCGGCCGAGCATCCCGCGCACGCCGCACCCGGCCGCGCTCTCGCACGGTGAGCGCGAGCGCATCCGCACCGTGCTGAATGAGCGGTTCGCTGACGCGGCCCCGGCCACGGCGTACTTCACGCTGCTGGACGAGGGCACCTACCTGGCATCCGAATCCACCATGTACCGGATCCTGCGCGAACACGGCGAGGTCGGCCGCGATCGGCGCCGTCAGGCCACCCACCCGGCCAAGACCATCCCCGAGCTATTCGCCGACGCCCCGAACCGGGTGTGGGCCTGGGATATCACCAAGCTACGCGGCCCGCACAAGGGCATCTGGTACCACTTGTACACGATCATCGACATCTACAGCCGTTGCGTGGTCGGCTGGATGGTCGCCTCCCGCGAGTCGGCCGCGCTGGCCAAGCGGCTGATCGCTCAGACCATCATCAAGCAGAAGGTCAACCGTGACGCCCTGACCCTGCATGCCGACCGCGGCAGCTCGATGAAGTCCAAGACCGTCGCCGAGTTGCTCATCGACCTGGGCGTGGCCAAGTCGCATAGTCGCCCCAAGACATCCAACGACAACCCGCACATCGAGGCGAGCTTCAAAACGCTCAAGTACTGTCCGGCCTTCCCAGGCCGGTTCGGCTCGATCGAGGACGCCCGCGCCTTCTGCCAGGACTTTTACACCTGGTACAACCAGGAGCATTACCACTCCGGGATCGGCTACCACCACCCGGCTGACGCGCATTACGGTCGCGCTGCCGCCGTCCGAGACCGCCGCGCCCACGTCCTGGCCACCGCCCAAGCCGCCCACCCCGAACGCTTCGCCAGCGGCGGCGCCCCCACCCCTCCCAACCTGCCCGGCCCGACGTGGATCAACAAACCCAAACAGGACCAGACGGACGAGCAGAAGGACACACCAGAGAAGCCGACACAGAATTAG
- a CDS encoding AMP-binding protein, whose translation MLTHAAAGTPDAVFLRTYEGDLTYCQVEQRSAGLATAFARIGVGAGSCVALLMHNSLDQVLVWFALARLGAVHAPLNTALLGEHLTQAVRVAEASVLVTDAKFLPVVTPVLDQLPELKRVVVNGIAGEQRFDDLADYQHCTDRCPPAEVDDLAAATLLFTSGTTGASKACVLSHRYLARQGQLHATYMGLLPDDVLYCPFPLFHIDAATLTVVAALACRGTAVLGRRFSASRFWNDVRAFDVSIFNFMGATLTILWKQPPSDRDRDHRVRLAWGVPMPEWQRGWEERFGIPLRQVYGLTDGGTCQFDQGS comes from the coding sequence ATGCTCACCCATGCGGCAGCCGGCACCCCTGATGCCGTCTTCCTCCGCACGTATGAAGGAGACCTGACCTACTGCCAGGTCGAGCAGCGGTCGGCCGGGCTCGCAACCGCCTTCGCCCGAATTGGTGTAGGCGCAGGCAGTTGTGTCGCTTTGCTGATGCACAACAGCCTCGATCAGGTTCTCGTCTGGTTCGCCCTGGCGCGCCTTGGTGCCGTCCACGCTCCGCTCAACACCGCTCTGCTCGGGGAGCATCTGACCCAGGCGGTGCGGGTGGCCGAGGCTTCGGTGCTGGTCACCGACGCCAAATTCCTTCCGGTCGTCACGCCCGTGCTCGATCAGCTTCCTGAGCTGAAGCGGGTTGTCGTCAACGGCATCGCAGGTGAACAGCGGTTCGACGACCTGGCCGACTATCAACACTGCACTGACCGGTGCCCGCCTGCCGAGGTCGACGACCTCGCCGCGGCCACCCTGCTGTTCACCTCCGGCACGACCGGCGCCTCCAAGGCATGTGTGCTGTCCCATCGTTACCTGGCCAGGCAGGGACAGTTGCACGCCACCTACATGGGCCTGCTCCCCGACGACGTCCTCTACTGCCCCTTCCCGCTCTTCCACATCGACGCCGCCACCCTGACTGTCGTGGCCGCCCTGGCCTGTCGTGGTACCGCCGTGCTTGGCCGCCGCTTCAGCGCCTCACGGTTCTGGAACGACGTCAGGGCCTTCGACGTGTCCATTTTCAACTTTATGGGTGCGACGCTGACGATCCTGTGGAAACAACCGCCCAGTGACAGAGACCGCGATCACCGGGTCAGGCTGGCCTGGGGAGTTCCCATGCCAGAGTGGCAACGAGGCTGGGAGGAACGTTTCGGCATCCCGCTCAGACAGGTCTATGGCCTGACTGATGGCGGAACCTGTCAATTTGATCAAGGCAGTTGA
- a CDS encoding amidohydrolase family protein, whose product MSIIDARVRLPQELRPSQTYAAPRRQTEQYDKVLQLTDKMNTGRFADLLQVMEDEGIDQAVMHAESEGGESADALNEALCQVLAEHPGRFTGIGCVDIADARPTQISRQTASIAGLGLLGITLQPAFFGLDIDDRRLYPMYSRAEELGLIVAVHTGVTYSRLHPLRHERPELLDQVACDFPDLTLIACHAGWPWVTEYCAVARRHPTVYLEFGALAPKYVARAGTGWDTLFGMMPNVLRDQVLYGSDWPMMSPARAITEWRASGLPDAALQALFHDNASRLFGLMGASQ is encoded by the coding sequence ATGAGCATCATCGACGCCCGGGTACGGCTCCCGCAGGAGCTACGCCCCAGTCAGACCTATGCCGCCCCCAGACGGCAGACCGAGCAGTACGACAAGGTCCTGCAGCTGACCGACAAGATGAACACCGGCCGTTTCGCTGACTTGCTCCAGGTCATGGAGGACGAGGGCATCGACCAGGCGGTCATGCACGCCGAGTCTGAGGGCGGTGAATCGGCGGACGCCCTCAACGAAGCGCTGTGCCAGGTTCTGGCCGAACATCCCGGCCGGTTCACAGGCATCGGATGCGTCGACATCGCCGATGCCCGGCCGACCCAGATCTCCCGGCAGACAGCCTCGATCGCCGGCCTCGGGCTGCTCGGGATCACACTCCAGCCGGCGTTCTTCGGGCTCGACATCGACGACCGCCGCCTTTACCCGATGTACTCCCGGGCGGAAGAGCTCGGGCTGATCGTCGCGGTACATACGGGCGTCACCTACAGTCGCCTGCACCCTCTGCGTCATGAGCGGCCGGAACTGCTGGACCAGGTGGCCTGCGACTTCCCCGACCTGACTCTGATCGCCTGCCACGCCGGCTGGCCCTGGGTGACGGAGTACTGCGCGGTGGCACGCCGTCACCCGACGGTTTATCTGGAGTTCGGTGCTCTGGCGCCGAAGTACGTCGCCAGGGCGGGGACCGGGTGGGACACGCTGTTCGGCATGATGCCCAATGTGCTACGTGATCAGGTTCTCTACGGCAGCGACTGGCCCATGATGTCTCCGGCTCGCGCCATCACGGAGTGGCGCGCATCGGGACTGCCGGATGCGGCACTGCAAGCGCTCTTCCACGACAATGCCTCCCGCCTCTTCGGGCTCATGGGGGCGTCGCAGTGA
- a CDS encoding TetR/AcrR family transcriptional regulator, with the protein MRLEEIQQAAVRLFAQKGYAATGIRELGRAVGINSATLYHYAGSKEEVLTGIMRSCLEQLLRSALDATSTSADPGMQLARLVRTHVGLCALNPLTAKVTDQEIRALRSHDHEALIGLRDDYESIFAEVIERGARTGVFHLTDLRITRLALLEMCNGVANWYRPDGRLDITEVQDQFVELVCRLVGMPPVSREESGELPAPIQLASEPITDYPHGTEAAE; encoded by the coding sequence ATGAGGCTTGAGGAGATCCAGCAGGCGGCGGTTCGCCTGTTTGCCCAGAAGGGGTACGCCGCGACCGGCATCCGCGAACTCGGGCGTGCCGTGGGCATCAACTCCGCGACCCTGTACCACTACGCCGGGAGCAAGGAGGAGGTTCTCACCGGCATCATGCGATCATGCCTTGAACAGTTGCTGCGCTCCGCGCTCGACGCGACCAGCACGTCCGCCGACCCCGGCATGCAGCTGGCCCGCCTGGTACGGACGCATGTGGGGTTGTGCGCGCTCAACCCGCTCACGGCCAAGGTGACCGACCAAGAGATCCGCGCCCTGAGATCGCACGACCACGAGGCCCTGATCGGCCTCCGCGATGACTACGAGTCGATCTTCGCCGAGGTCATCGAGCGCGGCGCACGCACCGGTGTCTTCCACCTCACCGATCTGCGCATCACCCGCCTGGCGCTCCTGGAGATGTGCAACGGCGTCGCCAATTGGTACCGGCCCGACGGGCGACTGGACATCACCGAGGTCCAGGACCAGTTCGTCGAGCTCGTCTGCCGCCTCGTCGGGATGCCGCCCGTGAGCCGGGAGGAGTCAGGAGAATTGCCGGCCCCGATTCAGCTGGCCAGCGAGCCGATCACCGATTACCCGCACGGAACGGAAGCCGCAGAATGA
- a CDS encoding DUF4158 domain-containing protein: MRASLEQHGLLPGTIKSLLTNATRGFTTLYEQVWDSTGPEPDLPALSEDDLTALDEEIGDPSAMPLRTGVPLPARVTNTDTAHNCQTSSDSGHVGCSACRWYIRGTFIPKKARWDPQKQIREDYGYTAFEAEQWFSLAFWVYRRAWTTNERPIVLFDLATHRLDQAKILLPGVATLERMIASLRERAALRQYKILAAVPNPHQQAGLEDLVVVEDGRRVSSRCAATRCSCPVCTSGATRPPACWPGKPGRRHARTSAMTWACYRSQASM, from the coding sequence TTGCGGGCCTCGCTGGAACAGCACGGCCTGCTGCCGGGGACGATCAAGAGTCTGCTGACCAATGCGACCCGGGGCTTCACGACACTCTACGAACAGGTGTGGGACTCCACCGGGCCAGAGCCGGACCTGCCCGCCCTGTCAGAGGACGATCTGACCGCGCTCGATGAAGAGATCGGCGACCCGTCGGCTATGCCGCTGAGAACGGGCGTTCCGCTGCCGGCGAGGGTCACTAACACGGACACCGCACACAACTGTCAGACTTCCTCCGATAGTGGTCATGTTGGGTGTTCAGCGTGCCGCTGGTACATCCGAGGCACCTTCATCCCTAAGAAGGCGCGGTGGGATCCCCAGAAGCAGATTCGCGAGGACTACGGGTACACCGCGTTCGAGGCCGAGCAGTGGTTCTCCCTGGCGTTCTGGGTGTACCGGCGGGCGTGGACGACCAACGAACGCCCGATCGTGCTGTTTGACCTGGCCACCCACCGCCTGGATCAGGCCAAGATCCTGCTGCCCGGGGTCGCCACCCTGGAACGGATGATCGCCTCGCTGCGCGAACGCGCCGCGCTGCGCCAGTACAAGATCCTGGCCGCCGTGCCCAACCCCCACCAGCAGGCCGGGCTGGAGGACCTGGTGGTCGTCGAGGACGGCAGGCGGGTGTCCAGTCGTTGCGCCGCCACGAGGTGTTCGTGCCCGGTCTGCACAAGTGGGGCGACCCGACCGCCGGCCTGCTGGCCGGGGAAGCCTGGGAGAAGGCACGCCCGAACATCTGCCATGACCTGGGCCTGTTACCGCAGCCAGGCGTCGATGTGA
- a CDS encoding isopenicillin N synthase family dioxygenase, whose protein sequence is MDQPPVIDVSALVNGESDARRERAAREIGQACRDSGFFYISGHGVPSSLLERLDRAARRFFELPLHQKMEISMDRGGRAWRGFFPVGGELTSGRPDLKEGVYFGAELPEGDPRAGTPLHGRNLFPAQVPELGEAVLEYIDTLTGLAQSVMRGVALSLGLAEDYFVAGYTADPTVLFRIFHYPPAPPASDEWGVGEHTDYGLLTLLAQDRNGGLQVRARTGWIEAPPIPGTFVCNLGDMLDRLTGGLYRSTPHRVRNVSGHERLSFPFFFDPGWDDEVPPLPSRAAGSPGAPEGGPARWDGQDLRAFTGTYGEYLLGKVSKVFPQLRQDVL, encoded by the coding sequence ATGGACCAGCCGCCTGTGATCGACGTCAGCGCCCTGGTGAACGGCGAGTCCGACGCCCGGCGCGAACGGGCCGCCCGCGAGATCGGGCAGGCGTGCCGCGACAGCGGGTTCTTCTACATCTCCGGCCACGGGGTTCCGTCTTCGCTGCTCGAACGCCTCGACCGGGCCGCTCGCCGCTTCTTCGAGCTGCCCCTCCACCAGAAGATGGAGATCTCCATGGACCGGGGAGGTCGCGCCTGGCGGGGGTTCTTCCCCGTGGGCGGCGAGCTCACCTCCGGTCGCCCGGACCTGAAGGAGGGCGTCTACTTCGGCGCCGAGCTGCCGGAAGGCGACCCGCGCGCCGGTACACCGCTCCACGGCCGCAACCTCTTTCCCGCGCAGGTGCCCGAGCTGGGCGAAGCGGTCCTGGAGTACATCGACACCCTGACCGGCCTCGCCCAGTCGGTCATGCGCGGTGTCGCGCTCAGCCTCGGGCTGGCGGAGGACTATTTCGTGGCCGGCTACACAGCCGATCCCACCGTGCTGTTCCGGATCTTCCACTATCCGCCGGCTCCGCCCGCCTCCGACGAGTGGGGCGTGGGTGAGCACACCGACTACGGCCTGCTCACTCTGCTGGCCCAGGACCGGAACGGCGGCCTGCAGGTCCGGGCGAGGACGGGCTGGATCGAGGCTCCGCCGATCCCCGGCACCTTCGTCTGCAACCTCGGCGACATGCTCGACAGGCTCACCGGTGGCCTCTACCGGTCGACTCCGCACCGGGTCAGGAACGTGAGCGGTCACGAGCGGCTGTCGTTCCCCTTCTTCTTTGACCCCGGCTGGGACGACGAGGTGCCCCCGCTTCCCTCGCGGGCCGCCGGTTCGCCGGGCGCGCCCGAAGGCGGCCCGGCCCGGTGGGACGGTCAGGATTTACGCGCCTTCACCGGTACCTACGGCGAATACCTCCTCGGCAAGGTCTCCAAGGTGTTCCCGCAGTTACGCCAGGACGTCCTCTGA